ATCCGTCCAGTCCTTGTGGTTCGAGTCCTTGGATTCGCCGTTCGCGCCCTCGACGCGCATGAACATGTCTACTGCCATGATTAACCCCCAAAGTTATATATATGCCCGATTGCGGGACACCGTTGAACTAGCTGCTGTCCTTCTTGTTGGATGGCAGCTTCGAAACCAGCCGCAATGACACCGTCAGCCCTTCGAGCTGATAGTGCGGCCGGAGAAAAAACTTGGCGGCGTAGTAGCCGGGGTTGTCCTCGATGGCTTCCACCTGGACTTCCGCCGCCGCCAGCGGCTTCATTGCCTTCGTGTCCTGGGACGACGTGCCCGGGCTGCCGTCCACGTAGTTCATGATCCAGTCGTTGAGCCAGCGCTCCATGTCCTCGCGCTCGCGGAACGAGCCGATCTTGTCGCGCACGATGCACTTCAGGTAGTGCGCGAAACGGCAGCATGCAAACAGGTACGGCAGGCGCGCCGCCAGGTTGGCGTTGGCCGTGGCGTCCGCGTCGTGGTACTCGGCCGGCTGCTGCAGCGACTGCGCGCCGATGAAGGCCGCGAAGTCGGAGTTCTTGCGGTGCACCAGCGGCATGAAGCCGTTCTTGGCCAACTCGGCCTCGCGCCGGTCGCTGATGGCGATCTCGGTCGGGCACTTCATGTCCACGCCGCCGTCGTCGGTCGGGAAGGTGTGGGTGGGCAGGTTCTCGACTGCGCCGCCCGACTCCACGCCGCGAATCGACGTGCACCAGCCGTACTGCTTGAACGAGCGGTTGATGTTCACGCCCATGGCATAGGCCGAGTTGGCCCAGGTGTAGCGGTTGTGCAGTGCCGAGTCGGTTTCTTCCTCGAACTCGAACTCGTCGACCGGGTTGGTGCGCGCACCGTACGGCAGGCGCGCCAGGAAACGCGGCATGGCCAAGCCGATGTAGCGCGCGTCTTCCGACTCGCGCAGCGACCGCCACGCGGTGTGCTCGGTGTTCTGGAAGATCTTGGTCAGGTCGCGCGGGTTCGACAGCTCCTGCCACGAATCCATCTGCATCACGGTGGGCGATGCGCCGGCAATGAAGGGGCAGTGCGCGGCTGCGGCGATCTTGGCCATTTCGCCGAGCATCTCGACGTCGGGCGGGCTGTGGTCGAAGTGAAAGTCGCCGATCAGCGCGCCGAAAGGCTCACCGCCGAACTGGCCGTACTCGTGCTCGTAGATTTTCTTGAACAGCGGGCTCTGGTCCCAGCCGATGCCCTTGTGGCGCTTGAGCGAGCGCGCCACTTCGCGCTTGGACGCGCACATCACGCGGATCTTGAGCTGCTCGTCGGTCTCGGTGTTGTTGACCAGGTAGTGCAGCCCGCGCCATGCGCCTTCAAGCTGCTGGAAGTCTTCGTGGTGAAGGATCTGGTTGATCTGCTCGGAGAGCTTGCGGTCGATCTCGGTGATGATGGCCTGCACCGTGCGGTAGGCGTCGTTCGAGATGGTGACGGTGCTTTCGAGCGCCTGTACCGCCAGGGTCTTGACGGCGCTCTGCACCGCATCGCGGGCCTGCTCGGTCTTGGGCTTGAACTCTCGCTGCAGCAGGTCGGAGAACTCGTTGGGCTCGAGCGCCTCGATGGTGGCGGTCTGCGCGCGCGCTGTCTGTTTGGGTGCGGTGCTCATGATGGAGATCCTGTCGTCTGACTCGGCTTACTCGGAAGGGGTGCCGGGTGCGCCCGACTTTTCGTTCGCCGCTTCCACCGCCTTGGCCACGGCGGGATTGGGTGCGGAGGCGAGCGACTTGAGCAGCTCCGGGTTCTGCAGCGCCTGGGCAATCAGCTGCTCGGCGCCGTTCTTGCCGTCCATGTAGGACAGCAGGTTGGAAAGCTCGGTGCGCGCTTCGAGCAAATGCTGCAGCGCGCCCACCTGGCGGGCAATGCGCGCGGGCGAGAAGTCGTCCATGCTGTCGAAGGTGATGTCGACATTCATCTGGCCTTCGCCCGTGAGGGTGTTGGGCACCTGGAAGGCCACCCGCGGCTTGATCGCCTTCATGCGGTCGTCGAAGTTGTCGATGTCCACGGCCATGAAGTCGCGGTCCGCCAGATCAGGCATCGGGTCGACCTGCTTGCCCGCGAGATCGGCGATCACGCCCATCACGAAGGGCAGCTGGATCTTGCGTTCGCTGCCGTAGATCTCGACGTCGTACTCGATCTGCACGCGCGGCGCGCGGTTGCGCGCGATGAACTTCTGACCACTGTTTCTGACACGGTTGTCTGCCATAAGCTTCCTCTTGAATCTCTGTGCGTGTGGGTCGGAGCTGACTCCGGCTATCTGATCCTGCGTTCTCGTGCCGCTTGCTGTTCGCCAGTGCCGCTACTCGGCGCCATTGCTCAGCGGGCGCCCCGCCAGGCTTTCGATCTTCTGCAAGCCCTCCGGCACGA
The Variovorax paradoxus genome window above contains:
- the tssC gene encoding type VI secretion system contractile sheath large subunit — protein: MSTAPKQTARAQTATIEALEPNEFSDLLQREFKPKTEQARDAVQSAVKTLAVQALESTVTISNDAYRTVQAIITEIDRKLSEQINQILHHEDFQQLEGAWRGLHYLVNNTETDEQLKIRVMCASKREVARSLKRHKGIGWDQSPLFKKIYEHEYGQFGGEPFGALIGDFHFDHSPPDVEMLGEMAKIAAAAHCPFIAGASPTVMQMDSWQELSNPRDLTKIFQNTEHTAWRSLRESEDARYIGLAMPRFLARLPYGARTNPVDEFEFEEETDSALHNRYTWANSAYAMGVNINRSFKQYGWCTSIRGVESGGAVENLPTHTFPTDDGGVDMKCPTEIAISDRREAELAKNGFMPLVHRKNSDFAAFIGAQSLQQPAEYHDADATANANLAARLPYLFACCRFAHYLKCIVRDKIGSFREREDMERWLNDWIMNYVDGSPGTSSQDTKAMKPLAAAEVQVEAIEDNPGYYAAKFFLRPHYQLEGLTVSLRLVSKLPSNKKDSS
- the tssB gene encoding type VI secretion system contractile sheath small subunit; amino-acid sequence: MADNRVRNSGQKFIARNRAPRVQIEYDVEIYGSERKIQLPFVMGVIADLAGKQVDPMPDLADRDFMAVDIDNFDDRMKAIKPRVAFQVPNTLTGEGQMNVDITFDSMDDFSPARIARQVGALQHLLEARTELSNLLSYMDGKNGAEQLIAQALQNPELLKSLASAPNPAVAKAVEAANEKSGAPGTPSE